The Mus pahari chromosome 5, PAHARI_EIJ_v1.1, whole genome shotgun sequence genomic sequence GAACAAGTTGGTTCAAACCCCAGGGCTTGTAATTCCAAGAGGACGAGGAGAGAGGCCAAAGGCTGTACTTGGGGAGTCTGCCGAGGACACACCCAACAGGTTCTTTCTCTCTACAGCAACTCAGGGGACACATCCACGTTCAGGGGGCCGTCAGGCCTGCCTGTCCTTCCAGGAAGGCTTCAGTTCTGGAGTTCATGCCTGAGTCAGGTCCTGGGTCCAGCCCCGACCCTTAATTCCGACTCTCTCCaacctcttcttccttccagccACTGGAGTTCTTGCCAAACTTGTAGACGAGCCGCCGGCCATCCACCCGTTCCAGGATCTCCCGTTTGTAGTAATACCTGCATGGGAAGGAGGTGGTCGGAGGTAATAGGCAAGAGGCTTGCTATGGACTGAGGTTTGCACTGGTTCCCAGTCCCAGTGTGCTGAGCTGGCCCTCTCTGCCTGAGTGTTCCCTCACCTCACCTGTTGTGGCCATGGCGATCTATAATTATGGCCAGAGCACCTGCTTCTGCATTAacttctctgtgccttctggctATGTCCTGGGGCTTTTCATAAAGACCCGtgaacagagggacagaggggatGTTAGTGATGCTGAGCTTGTCCACCTTTGTAGCCCAGAGACAAGGGAGCTGAGCTGTCAATTTCTATTCTTCCTCTCAAGTGCCTTTCTTAGAACAAGTCTGCAGGAAACGCAGAAATGTTAGCTAAAGCTAAGTGTGCTCACGATCTCTTCCTAGCGCTTTCTTCATGCTTCACGTAACCAACTACATAGGCCACAACACTGTCCTCGTCCTCTCCATACAGGTCTCAGCCTGTCCTGTGAAACCTAGCAGAAGCCAATAGAGCCCAAACAGAGGTCCCTGATGCTCAAACTCACCTCATGGCCCGGCTCAGCTTCTCATAAGTCATGTTgctgttcttcttcttctggccCCAGAGTTGGGCCACGGCCTCTGAGCGAAGAAACTTGAACACGCCCTCATGCCGGTTCTCCCACTTCATGAGGCCTTCGTTGAGCTCAGGGTGGATGAGGATGTCCCGGATGAACTCCCACAGGTGAGTACCTCTGGGGGCTACAAGGGAAGATTTCCTCAGTTATCAGTCTGGGGTGCCCCTCTCCTCCAGGCCACCTGGCCTCCCCTTATCCCAAGGAAGCTAAGAGCCAAGGCATATGAGAGTATACAAAATGTCCTCTTAGTGATCGATCGCTACAGTGGCTGCTTCCTTCCCTGCCCCAAAATGCAGTGCGCTGGGCCGACTGCACAGAGCGCTTGATTCTCTCACCAGATAAGGATCAAACATCTGGTTAAGATGGACAGTGACAGGGCCACACTTCTTTATGAGGGGGCTCATGGTTCGATGGGGACCAGCAGTGGTGAGAACTTGGCACACATGGGGTCAGAGAGCTGCTTAGAGCCTGAGGGATCAAGAAACAGCTTCCCGGAATTAACAGTCCCCTCGGGACAAGAAGGCAAGCAGGCCAGGAGTGCATACGTGCAGGTCTGTGTGTGTGGAAGAGGCGGCAGGCAAGGCCTTTGGGGTGACCTCCAGGTGGTTCAGAGCAGCTGGAGCACACAAAGCCTGAGGCTCTTTCAGCACAGGCTGTGCCTGGAGTCAAAACCACCCCAGCCTGCCTGGCTCTGAGCACCCACCAGTTGCCTCCTCCCCATCGGAAAGTTCCATCAGGCAAGACAGGGGCCAAGTACAGGGATAGTTAAAGCGGAGGAGTGTGGGAAGCCTGGActctctccatggcctctcctAAGGACCCTCAGTTCCCTTCTTCTCTAAGTCCAAGCAGGCCTCTGCAAAGAGGCAGTAACAAATGCCATGGAGCCCCAACTCGTTCACAAAGGTAACGATGCAATTGAGTTCCGGCGGCTGTGAGAGGCCAGCGGAGGCTGAAGGAATAGTATCCCTCCGCCCACAGGCCCAGCAGCCCCTAGAGCTTACCGTGCTTGCTCTTCTTGCCCTCCAGACAGTCCCAGTATTCCTTGCTCAGCTTTCGGGGACGCCCCCGTTTCCTCTTCCCGTGCTTGGGTTCCCCCTTCTTATAGTCAGGAAAGTCGTCTATGGGAAGGGGGTTGGAAGGTCAAGAGAAAGTGAGGGCAGGGTGTCAACAGGGAGACTTGCTACAGAAACCACAGCCATAGGGCAGAGGGGAGTGGCTGGACCCCGTGGACAGGACCCCCAAGAACAGCCCTCAACTCACCTGTAGGGAAGGCCTTGCTCTCCAGGAGGTCCAGGTCCACATCACTTCCACCGGAGTCAGAGGCGTGGGAACTCTGGGGAGTAGCGGTACCTAGGGGTGAAGAACACAGCTTGAATACCAGGGCCAGCCTACCCAGTCAGACTTCAGGTACTGAATGCGCGTATTCTAAGAACCAGATGCACTCCAGGGCGCTTGGAGAAGGCAGGCTGTGGCAAGGGCAGGACTTACTTGCAATGGAGACATCAGAGCTACCGGGGGAGGGCGCTCCAGGGCCGTAGGGACTGCCGTAGTAGGGACTGGCCTGGCGGCCATCATCCAGGAGTTCCTGGGCAAAAGGGCTTCCCTGATCTGAGAAAAGAAGTTAGAGCTTTGAGAGGCCCAGGAGACCAGCAAGGACAGGCACGACCCTCCAGGGACCACAGAAATGGCTATGGACTTATTTTCAAGTCGGAAGAGAATATCTCTAGCACTCTGGAAGAGTTGCAGATGGGACAAGACAAGctagggagggaaaagggagaaaatgggTTCTCACCAAAGGGGCCCGAGTCACCCAGGTTCTCTTGGAAGGCCATGCCATCCTTCTCCAGCAGCTCGATGATCCAGCTGAGCTCATCAGAAGAGCTGGAGGCTGgcggaggcagagagggagagggtcaCCGACCATCCGGCAGGGGAGCTCGATGGCCGGCAGGGGCTCAATGGCTGCACCCTCCTGCCCAAGTCCCGGCCACCTCGTTTACTCTCTAGACCCCGTGGCTCCCGGCCTAGACTTACTGAGGTCCCGAAGCTGGGCATGGAGCTGGTCTCCCAGAGGCCCAAAGACTAGCCGCAGCTCCTCCAGCGGGCAGCTGCAGAGGGTGGCTCCGTCCATGTCGCAGCGGGAGAAGTCGATGGAGCTGGCGTCATACTTGTTCTTCTCCACTTGGTAGCTGATCCACTCCAGTACCTGGGTCTTTGACCAGAACTGGGGCCGCTCGCCAGTCCAGCTTGCCTTCTCTGCAAGGTGGAGTACAGCCAGAGGGTCAGTCCTGTCCCTTTGGGGTCTTGTCTGAGGTCCTACACAACccacagaggggtggggagggacagatAAATATTCACAATCACTACATGGCTAGTCTGAGTTCGTCCTCCCTTAATCTGTCACCACACTCCTTATATTCCCACCACCTCAGCCACTACGGTCGGTCTTCTCAGGGGCTAGGAACACAGTCTAGCATAAATAAGGTCTTTTTTGGGTTCTTTCCCCAGTACTACTCAAATATACGAATGAATAAATCCTCCCCAGTCCCTAGCCCCGGGATACCCTTCCTCCCTGTCCATTTATCCAAGAGCCTCTCAGATCGGCCATGTCCTGTCTATAAAGATTTTACACAGCACTCACCTGGACCTTCCAGTGACATCTGTTGGTTGTTCAGGGTCAACACCAAGTCTTCAGTGCCAAAGGTAGTCGGAGGAGCAGGAGCCAGGGTGGGGTCTTCTGAGCTGTACATGGCGTTGAAGTAGTTACTAAAAACGTTGCTGATCTCACAGGTGGCAGCCATGAGGCCCCCTGGGAAGAGGAGACAAGGTGGTGAGGGTACAGGTCAGGGCACACTTCCATTCCTGCTTGGCAAAGCCTGGGCAGCAACAGCTGAGAGGCAGGAagttcagtattgctgtagacattctctcttcaacccccccccccagccccaaacacacacaggccaccacaaccatcaccaccaccaccaagaaccAGCTACTTGGGGACACTGAAATTGTGGATGCTCTCTTGAGCCTAGAAGGGTCAGGCCAGCTGGCGCCAAACTGGGAAATTCCGCTccgaaaaataaaaataatcaaaaagccGGCGGGACCTTGATACAAATCCTTCTGGGGGTTCTCTCCACAAATCACCTGGGTTCTTGAACCAAAGAAGCCACCCTGTCCCTCCAAGCCACCGACCGATCTGGTCTCTGACCAGTCCCAGAATACACCCACAGTAGCCCCAACACTCCAGCTAGGAACCTCCAAGCCAGAGTGATTAAGTTCAGAACTGTAAATCCACTGGACGGTTCCCGGAGCCAGAGTTAGGGAATGTGACCCTACCGAGGAGTGTCAGGGTTCGGTGTGGCAGGCGAGTGAGCAAGCTTCTGAGgccaaaggaagggaagaaatctAAGCGGTCGAAGGCTCCGCCAGGTAGCACTGATGAGTGTGGCCTGGGCGCTGCCCCCACCCGCTCTAAATAGAGCAAAGCAGGAGCTCCTCCCCGCCAGGTCGTCGGTGTGCGTCCCCAGTTGTAACCTGAGCTGGTGGCTCATTGGATGCTGGGGATTTCCTGGCCTTCAGACTGGGCTCCCTGTCCCAGGTGATTTGCATATTCCGTGCCACTTGGCCCAGATCCTAGCAGGCGGTGCTGGGAAATCAGGCCTGGCTGGTTTAATGATTGTCAGAATCTGTCATTCCGCACCCTCTGGGGTTGGGTCCTGGGTACTGAACTGGGCAGGTGGCGGGAACATTGCTGGGGTGGGCATCTGTGCCTTAGGCTGCCCTCTGGCCCGGGAAATTCTTCCTGGGGGCCTGGCCCGGGCTGAACTGGGCAGGAGAAAGCAAGGTAAGGAATCTGAACCGGTGGTTGGGTCAAGATTGATGCTTCTAACTGTCTAGAGGTCTAGAGACAAAAAGGGCCTAGTGAAAGTTTCCGAGGCTAAGGGGTTTTCTCCACAACACCCAGAAACTGGGATTCTGAAAGCGGCTAGGCAACACACTGGGCGACGACATTCACGGTCCAATGGTGGTTTGGGTCTGATAGTCTAGTCAGCTACAGGGACCATTTGCTGGCACTTTGCCTGTCTGGAGCCCACCCAAACGCGATGGTTGCTGAAGCGGTAGAGATCAGGCACTTCTTCGTCTTCCCTGGTGCCTGTGGCTGGCTCCTCGCCTAGGGTCGGCTGGggttgctgtttggtttatcttcAAGTCTGGTCTGTTCCCGATTACCCTTCTCTCCGCCCAGCCCATTAGTATCCGCCTGCTGCCCTCTAGCGGTCAGAAGCTCAACATTTGCGTCATTACAAAGACAAACAGGATGTGCATGTTAATTTACTGTTTACCCGggcccttaaaaaacaaaaacaaaccggattttggggggtgggggtgggcagcgcacatctttaatcccagcactccggaggtacaggtagaaggatttctgagtttgaggccagcctggtctacagagtgagttccaggacagccagggctacacagagaaactctgtctcaaaaactaaaaatacctGGACTCTCTCATTCTGCCCCTGGAGCTGGGCTTGCCCATTGCCGACCTGCGCCAAATATACTTGttcctcaacaacaacaacaaaaaaaactaaaaatacaaaacaaaatccctcTGGAGGTGCTGgaagttgaacccagagcttcttaggcaagcattctacaaaTGGGTTCTAGTCCCAGGACTATGTTCATTTTTGAAACTTTGTCTAGCTacatataccaggctggcctcaaactcaagagacagGCCCTAGAGATGGGTTAAAGGGTTAACTACCCAGACCAACACCAGAAACCTCTTTAATATAACTATCTTCGTCCTAAAACATCCAATAAGTAATGTGGAGCAGCtgctgagatagctcagtggataaggatacctgctgctaagcctgaagacctgtgttccatccatacacaataaaaggagaaaactgactcctgtaaTGTGGTACTCTGACCTTTATgtgcaagtgtacacacacatacacactaaataaacaagacatatgtgtgtgtgtgtgtgtgtgtgtgtgtgtgtgtgtgtgtgtgtgcatcttttttgagacatgatctttaTATAGTTCTAGCTGTCCTAGGACTTACTAtgtggctggcctccaactcacagaaatctacctacctctgcctccccagtgctgggattaaaggcacacccACTATGCCTGActataaacatgattttaaaaatatttttaaaaagcactgttGGACATATGTGGTGATGCATCCCTTTAATCTCTCATCTCCCAAGGCAAGTGGACCTCTGTGAGCTGAAGGtcaagcctggactacagagtgagttctgggttaTCAAGGGCTACATAGTAGTGAGACTCCTtcgaaagagagaaagagagagaaagaaagagagagagagagagagagagagagagagagagagagagaagaaaagaaatgatgtatGGTTGTCTTGGTAAGTG encodes the following:
- the Elf3 gene encoding ETS-related transcription factor Elf-3 isoform X2, translating into MAATCEISNVFSNYFNAMYSSEDPTLAPAPPTTFGTEDLVLTLNNQQMSLEGPEKASWTGERPQFWSKTQVLEWISYQVEKNKYDASSIDFSRCDMDGATLCSCPLEELRLVFGPLGDQLHAQLRDLTSSSSDELSWIIELLEKDGMAFQENLGDSGPFDQGSPFAQELLDDGRQASPYYGSPYGPGAPSPGSSDVSIASTATPQSSHASDSGGSDVDLDLLESKAFPTDDFPDYKKGEPKHGKRKRGRPRKLSKEYWDCLEGKKSKHAPRGTHLWEFIRDILIHPELNEGLMKWENRHEGVFKFLRSEAVAQLWGQKKKNSNMTYEKLSRAMRYYYKREILERVDGRRLVYKFGKNSSGWKEEEVGESRN
- the Elf3 gene encoding ETS-related transcription factor Elf-3 isoform X1, with translation MAATCEISNVFSNYFNAMYSSEDPTLAPAPPTTFGTEDLVLTLNNQQMSLEGPGPQTRPQRDRTDPLAVLHLAEKASWTGERPQFWSKTQVLEWISYQVEKNKYDASSIDFSRCDMDGATLCSCPLEELRLVFGPLGDQLHAQLRDLTSSSSDELSWIIELLEKDGMAFQENLGDSGPFDQGSPFAQELLDDGRQASPYYGSPYGPGAPSPGSSDVSIASTATPQSSHASDSGGSDVDLDLLESKAFPTDDFPDYKKGEPKHGKRKRGRPRKLSKEYWDCLEGKKSKHAPRGTHLWEFIRDILIHPELNEGLMKWENRHEGVFKFLRSEAVAQLWGQKKKNSNMTYEKLSRAMRYYYKREILERVDGRRLVYKFGKNSSGWKEEEVGESRN